A single genomic interval of Mycolicibacterium sp. MU0053 harbors:
- a CDS encoding MarR family winged helix-turn-helix transcriptional regulator: MADTLDGPSTASLAATRELAVALHDLSWRIGRFGPAQVGLEPLPASELAVLRTVMDQPGRSVSDIAATLSMQTSNVSAAVRSLTARGLVDKRTDDHDRRVSLLRPTARALADREAIEDAVATTVSTALAEIPAAQVATLQAAIPALRALTLAVGTPVAQP, encoded by the coding sequence ATGGCTGACACTCTCGACGGGCCCTCGACGGCGTCGCTGGCTGCGACCCGGGAACTCGCGGTGGCGCTGCACGACCTGTCCTGGCGGATCGGCCGGTTCGGCCCCGCTCAGGTTGGGCTGGAACCACTGCCGGCATCCGAGTTGGCAGTGCTGCGCACCGTGATGGACCAGCCCGGGCGCAGCGTGTCCGATATCGCCGCGACGCTGTCGATGCAGACCAGCAATGTCAGCGCCGCCGTGCGGTCACTGACGGCGCGCGGCCTGGTCGACAAGCGCACCGACGACCACGACCGGCGGGTGTCACTGCTGCGCCCCACCGCGCGCGCACTGGCAGACCGAGAGGCCATCGAGGATGCCGTCGCGACCACGGTGTCCACCGCGCTCGCCGAAATCCCGGCGGCCCAGGTCGCGACACTGCAAGCCGCCATCCCGGCACTGCGCGCGCTGACGCTGGCCGTCGGAACCCCGGTCGCCCAGCCCTGA
- a CDS encoding TVP38/TMEM64 family protein gives MIADPAEPHPGARRRHALRLLAFAAFLLTLFYLVAVQRVIDVEAVRGFIAATGPAAPLVYVVISALLGAILVPGPILAAGSGFLFGPVLGTFVTLGATVGTAIAASLGGRRAGRDSARVLLGDERADRLDAQIERRGLWAVVGQRFIPGVSDALASYGFGAFGVPVWQMAVGAFIGSAPRAFVYTALGASIGDLSAPLAYTAIAVWCVMAVVGVFAARSGYRSWRRGRDAPPDADVEAD, from the coding sequence ATGATCGCCGACCCCGCCGAACCACACCCTGGCGCACGCCGCCGCCACGCGCTGCGCCTGCTGGCGTTCGCGGCCTTCCTGCTGACCCTGTTCTATCTGGTCGCGGTACAGCGGGTGATCGACGTCGAGGCGGTGCGCGGGTTCATCGCCGCCACCGGGCCGGCCGCGCCCCTGGTCTACGTCGTGATCTCCGCGTTGCTCGGGGCGATCCTCGTGCCGGGACCCATCCTGGCCGCCGGCAGCGGCTTCCTCTTCGGGCCGGTGCTGGGCACGTTCGTCACGCTGGGCGCGACGGTGGGCACCGCGATCGCCGCCAGCCTCGGCGGGCGCCGGGCCGGCCGGGACAGCGCCCGAGTGCTGCTGGGCGACGAGCGCGCCGACCGGCTCGACGCCCAGATCGAGCGGCGCGGCCTGTGGGCGGTGGTCGGGCAGCGCTTCATTCCCGGCGTCTCCGATGCGCTGGCCTCCTACGGGTTCGGCGCCTTCGGCGTGCCGGTGTGGCAGATGGCGGTCGGGGCGTTCATCGGATCGGCGCCGCGGGCATTCGTCTACACCGCCCTGGGCGCCTCCATCGGCGACCTGTCCGCACCGCTGGCGTACACGGCCATCGCGGTGTGGTGCGTGATGGCCGTCGTCGGAGTCTTCGCGGCCCGCAGCGGCTACCGCTCCTGGCGGCGGGGTCGCGACGCCCCACCGGACGCCGACGTCGAAGCCGATTGA
- a CDS encoding YceI family protein, translated as MTTPTRSLGQNDGTLTLSTGVTGRAARIGHRLSIAMDSWRITIDWAGKIPTAAHLTIDVDSLRVVDGSGGLTPLTAPEKAIVRGNALKTLNANRFPTIEFDAATITGTDTGYLLSGPLTLHGVSRPTDVALEVTGQSQLSSVTTVSHKNFGIRPYSMALGAMKVADEVTIEFNATARPSAQ; from the coding sequence GTGACCACGCCAACCCGCAGCCTCGGCCAGAACGACGGCACCCTTACCCTGAGCACCGGCGTCACCGGTCGCGCGGCGCGGATCGGGCACCGCCTGAGCATCGCGATGGACTCGTGGCGCATCACGATCGATTGGGCCGGAAAGATCCCGACCGCCGCGCACCTGACCATCGATGTCGACTCGTTGCGAGTGGTCGACGGTTCGGGTGGCCTCACCCCACTCACCGCGCCGGAAAAGGCCATCGTGCGCGGCAACGCACTGAAGACGTTGAATGCCAACCGCTTTCCCACGATCGAGTTCGACGCCGCCACCATCACCGGCACCGACACCGGTTACCTATTGAGCGGTCCGCTCACCCTGCACGGTGTCTCCCGCCCCACCGACGTCGCACTCGAAGTGACCGGACAATCACAACTGAGCTCCGTAACCACGGTGTCGCACAAGAACTTCGGTATCCGCCCCTACTCGATGGCCCTGGGCGCGATGAAGGTCGCCGACGAAGTGACGATCGAGTTCAACGCGACGGCACGCCCGTCGGCGCAATGA
- a CDS encoding acyl-CoA dehydrogenase family protein translates to MTFSLQLSDDVIEVRDWVHQFAAEVVRPAAAEWDEREETPWPIIQEAAKIGLYSPELFAQQSVEPSGLGMLTVFEELFWGDAGIALSILGTGLAAAALAGSGTPEQIGQWLPEMFGTPGDPKLGAFCSSEPDAGSDVGSIRTRARFDEATREWVLNGTKTWATNGGIANVHIVVASVYPELGTRGQATFVIGPDTHGFSQGQKFKKHGIRASHTAEVVLDNVRLPEEMILGGREKFEERIARVRSGASTRGQAAMQTFERTRPSVGAMAVGVARAAYEYALDYACQREQFGRKIGEFQAVAFKLADMKTRVDAARLLVWRAGWMARNNVAFEAAEGSMAKLVASETAVYVTDEAIQILGGNGYTRDYPVERMHRDAKIFTIFEGTSEIQRLVIARAVTGLSIR, encoded by the coding sequence ATGACCTTCTCATTGCAGCTGAGCGACGACGTGATAGAGGTGCGCGACTGGGTGCACCAGTTCGCGGCCGAGGTGGTGCGGCCCGCGGCCGCGGAGTGGGACGAGCGGGAGGAAACTCCGTGGCCGATCATCCAGGAGGCCGCCAAGATCGGCTTGTACTCCCCCGAATTGTTCGCCCAGCAGTCCGTCGAACCCAGCGGGCTGGGCATGCTGACGGTGTTCGAGGAGCTGTTCTGGGGTGACGCCGGCATTGCGTTGTCGATCCTGGGCACCGGTTTGGCCGCCGCGGCGCTGGCCGGCAGCGGAACTCCCGAACAGATCGGCCAGTGGCTGCCGGAGATGTTCGGCACTCCGGGTGACCCGAAGCTGGGCGCGTTCTGCTCGTCAGAACCCGACGCCGGCTCCGACGTCGGCAGCATCCGGACCCGGGCCCGATTCGACGAGGCCACCCGCGAGTGGGTGCTCAACGGCACCAAGACCTGGGCCACCAACGGCGGCATCGCCAATGTGCACATCGTGGTGGCCTCCGTCTACCCCGAACTCGGGACCCGCGGGCAGGCGACCTTCGTCATCGGTCCCGACACCCACGGCTTTTCCCAGGGGCAGAAGTTCAAGAAGCACGGCATCCGCGCGTCGCACACCGCCGAGGTGGTCCTCGACAACGTGCGGCTGCCCGAGGAGATGATCCTCGGCGGCCGGGAGAAGTTCGAAGAGCGCATCGCCCGGGTCCGATCGGGCGCCTCGACCCGCGGGCAGGCGGCGATGCAGACGTTCGAACGCACCCGGCCCTCGGTCGGCGCCATGGCGGTCGGTGTCGCGCGCGCCGCCTACGAGTACGCGCTGGACTATGCGTGCCAACGTGAACAGTTCGGCCGCAAGATCGGTGAATTCCAGGCGGTGGCCTTCAAGCTGGCCGACATGAAGACCCGGGTCGACGCCGCACGACTGCTGGTCTGGCGGGCCGGCTGGATGGCCCGCAACAACGTGGCGTTCGAGGCCGCCGAGGGTTCGATGGCCAAGCTGGTGGCGAGCGAGACCGCGGTGTACGTCACCGACGAGGCGATCCAGATCCTCGGCGGCAACGGCTACACCCGGGACTACCCGGTGGAGCGGATGCACCGCGACGCCAAGATCTTCACGATCTTCGAGGGCACCAGCGAGATTCAACGCCTGGTGATCGCGCGTGCGGTGACCGGGCTGTCCATCCGCTAG
- a CDS encoding MmpS family protein, with protein MWIPLVIGVVITAGGFTVSRLHGVFGTDNRPSYTGTEREERRPHDPKHLVYEVFGPPGAVADISYFDADADPQHIKDAALPWTLDFPITEATAMGNVTAQGDSDTIGCRISVGDEIRDEKVRHGVSAFTFCVLKAA; from the coding sequence GTGTGGATTCCACTGGTCATCGGGGTGGTGATAACTGCAGGAGGCTTTACCGTTTCGCGGTTGCACGGGGTCTTCGGCACCGATAACCGCCCCAGCTATACCGGCACCGAACGCGAGGAACGACGACCCCACGACCCTAAACACTTGGTGTACGAGGTGTTCGGCCCACCGGGGGCGGTCGCGGACATCAGCTACTTCGATGCCGATGCCGATCCGCAACACATCAAGGACGCGGCCCTGCCGTGGACGCTGGACTTTCCGATCACGGAGGCGACCGCCATGGGGAACGTCACCGCGCAGGGCGACAGTGACACGATCGGATGCCGTATCAGCGTGGGCGACGAAATCAGGGACGAAAAGGTCCGGCACGGGGTAAGCGCGTTCACCTTTTGCGTGCTGAAGGCCGCATGA
- a CDS encoding multidrug effflux MFS transporter, which produces MNLRGATPATSSPAVSLILVLALLSAVTPFSIDMYLSAFPRMAVDLETSASMVQLTLTTFLIGLALGQLFVGQLSDRLGRRRPLLVGIVVCLVASVLCAFSPSIEILIALRFVQGFAGAAGVVIARAVIADRSHGSQAARLLTVMMVIGILAPVIAPILGGQVVAEFGWRAVFLALAGLNLLMLIGAVWLVGESLPPELRRPAGVKAFARSAVSVLSNRFFLGYALCLGFASAAVFSYISGSPFVLQNILGFSPRAYSLTFGACALAVAFSGVLSARLATSISPRRLLQCGVSAMVVVGALMLLNVTVGGVLPWATIALMAGFMATIGFTFANATALALSEVRYAAGTGSAVLGFVQYSLGATVSPLIGLAGDANALPMGAMMLTAAALSATALFVLTRGHRPFRETSSAAAETPTPAAAALATSR; this is translated from the coding sequence ATGAATTTGCGCGGGGCGACCCCGGCGACATCCTCGCCGGCCGTTTCGTTGATTTTGGTATTGGCCCTGCTCAGCGCGGTGACGCCGTTCTCGATCGACATGTACCTGTCGGCCTTTCCGCGGATGGCCGTCGATCTCGAGACGTCGGCCTCGATGGTGCAGCTGACCCTGACGACATTCCTGATCGGCCTCGCGCTCGGTCAGCTCTTCGTCGGCCAACTCTCCGATCGCCTGGGCCGGCGGCGCCCGCTGCTGGTGGGCATCGTGGTCTGCCTGGTGGCCAGCGTGCTGTGCGCCTTCAGTCCGTCCATCGAGATCCTGATCGCATTGCGCTTCGTGCAGGGCTTCGCGGGCGCCGCCGGCGTCGTCATCGCGCGGGCCGTCATCGCCGACCGCTCTCACGGCAGCCAGGCGGCCCGGCTGCTGACCGTGATGATGGTGATCGGGATTCTGGCTCCCGTCATCGCGCCGATCCTCGGCGGTCAGGTGGTCGCCGAGTTCGGCTGGCGGGCGGTCTTCCTCGCGTTGGCGGGACTCAACCTGCTGATGCTCATCGGCGCAGTGTGGCTGGTCGGCGAATCGCTGCCGCCGGAGCTGCGTCGCCCGGCCGGCGTGAAAGCCTTTGCCCGCAGCGCCGTCTCGGTGTTGAGCAACCGGTTCTTCCTCGGCTACGCGCTGTGCCTGGGCTTCGCCTCGGCGGCGGTGTTCTCCTACATTTCCGGCTCGCCCTTTGTGCTGCAGAACATCCTGGGTTTCTCGCCGCGCGCCTATTCGCTGACCTTCGGCGCCTGCGCGCTGGCCGTGGCGTTCTCCGGTGTGCTCTCGGCACGGCTGGCCACGAGCATCTCGCCGCGTCGGCTGCTGCAGTGCGGGGTCTCGGCCATGGTGGTGGTGGGGGCGCTGATGCTGCTGAACGTGACCGTCGGCGGCGTGCTGCCGTGGGCCACCATCGCGCTGATGGCCGGCTTCATGGCGACCATCGGTTTCACCTTTGCCAACGCCACCGCGCTGGCGCTCAGCGAGGTCCGCTATGCCGCCGGAACGGGTTCGGCGGTCCTGGGCTTCGTCCAGTACAGCCTCGGCGCCACGGTCTCACCGCTGATCGGCCTGGCCGGCGACGCCAACGCGCTACCGATGGGTGCGATGATGCTGACCGCGGCGGCGCTGTCGGCGACGGCCCTGTTCGTGCTCACCCGCGGACATCGGCCATTCCGTGAAACCTCCTCGGCCGCAGCCGAAACCCCTACTCCTGCAGCAGCAGCGCTTGCCACGAGTCGGTGA